ACGCCCTCCGCCGCGACAAGGAGGCCCTCCTCGCCGAGGTCCGTGCCGCTCACGCCCGCTTCTTAGTATTGTACGTGCGCAATGGCTGATGCTCGATGCTTGCGCGCCTCGTGTGATACAGATCAAGGATCTGAAGGGAAAGCTGGGGGACGAGGAGGCCGCGGCCAGCTTCACGTCGGTGAAGGAGGAGCCGGCGGCGTCCGacggcccgccgcccgcgggcatGGGGTCATCCGACAGCGACTCGAGCGGGGTGCTGAACGACACGGACGCGACCGGCGCCACGCCAACAGAGGAGGCGCCGGCTCCGGAGATGGGGACGCTGCTCGGCGGGCCCGgggcggccggcgcggcggcggcggggcacgggcAGGTGTTCCTGCACGGGAATTTCCTGAAGGTGGAGGAGGACGAGACGGGGTTCCTGGACGACGAGGAGCCGTGCGGGGGGTTCTTCGCCGACGAGCCGCCGCTGGCGTGGTGGACGGAGCCGACGGATCCCTGGAAATGAGGCGCGGCAGAGAGCGAGAGACTCGGTGGGAGACGACGGACACCTCGCGCTGGGAATAAAAGATTAGTGAAGAAAGCAGGGGCTTTTCTGAAATTTTTGTAAATCTCGTTTTTATCTAGTCCTTTCCTGTCAAACCCTCGCCGTCGCTAGGCAGCCAGCATCAgcaatagtactactactactactagtgccATTTCCGCCCCTGCTCTTTcagctatttcctttttcctccCATAAACCCTTGCCTTTTAGCTAAAAACTTAAATGTTTAAGTTAAGCTGGACTCAAGTGTAAAAAGCTACACGGGATAGGGACAAGGGGAAAAGGACAGTGTGGAGCGAGCAGTGAAGAGGAAGGGAGGGAGCAGCAAGCAACGACGGGCGGGCCACGGAACAGCGTCGCTGTTGGGTGGGCCCCGGAGGCCACGTGAAGCGCAGGCATTGGGCCTCCCATTGACCGGGCTGGCCTAAGCTTTAGCGCTTGATGGCAGCGCGCAGAGTCGTAACCGACAGCCATCCGCCCCGCGACGCCAACGTGCCTGGCCCAGTCCGCGCCCCCTTCGTCCACGGCGGGCCTCCCCCGCGAGAGCGACCGCCGACGGCGACCCGCGCGTACGTGCGTGGTGGCGCACGCGCTCGCTCTCCCCCGTCGTCGCCGGTTCCCTCGGATCGAGCCCTCGCGCTTTCCCTGCTATTCTCGTACGTAGTAGCAGTTGTTGTGCCGCCGTCGAACCTGATGCACGCTCCCCCGGtacaagaaagaaacaaagaaatcaTGTGGAGATCGGAGCGCGGCTCTCATGATGCCAAGCCTTTTGGAGGCTATAGAATAGGCCCCTCGCGCCTGGAGATTCCGTGGGCAGCGGGCGCGTCGCCGTGCCAATCGAGTGCGTTTTGGAAGATCTGGTGACCGTGATGATGGGCAATCAGGCGCGGCACGTACTACTCGATCCAGGAGTGGTAGCCCGTGGTGGGGGAAGGAGGAAAGATCGCCGGAGCCGTGGCCGCCGTGCCCGTGCGGAATATTCTGTCGGAATGATTACCGGCACCGGTCCGGTTAAGTAAGACTCCCGGCGTGCATGCCGTGCTTTGCCCACCTGAAACCTCGTGCTGCTGGTATATTGTTCGAATGCGGCCGAGCGCTTCTCCGGCTAGACTCGCTCTTGTTTATGCCCCTCGAAGCAGACGATTCCTCGCTGCTCAACTGtcgattttttgttttgtttgtaaCACTACTtaaagcaactccaatggggcgaccgcacgcgtccgtttgggtcggcgcggataaAAGTGGAgtcccaacgcgccgacccaaactcaaATCGTGCCCTTCTGGTGTCCGTGCCGACTCATTTTCGGCCCAAAATTGCGCCCGAAATGTgtcggcgcggacgcgaagcggacgcgccgcgcgtctcctcgccgtccgccgcgtccccacctggcggccacccaatttatgacgaccaccgaccgcgggcccacgcgtcagccaatGGAAGTGTCTTTTTTAACCACGCGTGCGGCAGGgtcggcctcatccacttctcccgtccacatctggcccccaccactccctttgcttcctcgtcggcgaccgcaaaccctagccatgggcctcttcggcagcagcaatggcaagggcacccccggcgcctcgtcctcccgtgctcaccttcccccttctcctcctcctccggcagcgACGCGTTTCCGCCCTGGTCGCCGGcgcctgcacatcccggtgcatcaatcgcggtggcactgggagtacaggCAGCCATTGCCGTACCCCGATGTCACGCTGCCGCACCGTTGGCATCTGGATCCGCAGCGGATCCCGGTGCCGGCGGTTCCTCGTACTCAATGGGCGCACGACGACGAGGTGCGCAGGCGCCGCGCGCAGCTCACGCCGGAGCAGCGTCGGCTGCCAGAGTACGCCGCCGACTCCCCCAACTGGGAGGCGTGGTTCGCCCTCAAACACGAGGAGCAACGTGCACTCGGGTGTCGACGCCGTCCCGCCGCCGTTCCCACCGCCGCCCCCGTAGGTAGAgccggaggacatggaggcggaggcggagtaccaagccgccctcgaggaggccctgcagcacgcgctggaggctagccgcctcgaggaggacgtgcactgggatgggctggagcaagctCTTGCCCTGTCGGCAGCGGGGGACTCTGTCCACACCCCGCTcttcgtgccgccaccgccaccgtcgccgcccgtccagcccaagccggagccggagccggagccgacgCGTAAGCGCTCCCCGCCTCCACCCGCTTGGCCGAAGGAGGCCTACTCGTGGACGGGCCAGTGccgcgagtgggtgagcgcgcctcccGTCCACTTCGCCGCGACGCTAGAGGAGGAGGCGACCCACCTCGAGCGACGGAAGGAGCACTGGCTCCGCCAGGagcaggccgacggcgaggagcagatgcgctacgacgccatgctccaacgcgacacggaggcgctccggctcgaggaagaggaggaggaggagcgcgcggctTGCCGCAATGCCGCCGCCCCAGCAAACGCCGGAGGAGGCTGTCCTGGCAGCGTATCAGGCGGCGTTCAGGTGGGCTGGCCCTGCTccggtcttcatcgacctcaccgacgaCAGCGTCGTCGACGGCAAGGGCAAGAGCAAGGCCGACGACGTCTAGGGCAGCGTGCCGGGCGGCAGCAGGCGGGCGCAGACTTTTTTTAATGCTTTATTTAATGTTTATTAGATTTAGGTAGACTTTAGCCCCCGTTTGACCGGCCactttatgtttaattatgtttatttatgtttattTCGTGCAACTTATTATTATTTTCCCACGGCGGCACATTGGGGTTGGCCTCCCCGTTGAGCGGTCAAGCCGACTCATTTTAAAATGCGGACGCGTTTCCGCCTGGCCGACCCGAACGAACAAAGCGCGCATCCGTTTGGGTCgttccgttggagttgctcttacagtGTAGTGAGAGGACGGACAGCGTCAGGTGCTCTTCACGTACGTGCCCGACTCGCTGTCACGCACTGCTGGACGATTCCGATAAGAATCCATGCCGTTTCGTCTTGCTTTTCTCTACGGGGACATGGATTTGATGTGCGAACGAGACATTTGGATCGAGATTGAGGTGTCTCGCAGGTGGTGAAACTGTGAATGCATGGATCCAGACAGACTGAAACCCATGGTCCAGAGCTGCTTGGCGGGCGACAGCTTGCAATCAACGGTGACCCATGACCGGGTCAGTGTGCATGTACCACCACCGTACCTGCCGATGATCAATGCCAGCGCCTAGGGGTGCAAAAAGAAACGACAGCAGCATATACAAGACCAAAAATTCCCGGCAATTACGTTGAGAATGGCATATGTGACTCACGAGATACTATAAATTGGAGGTGATTCTTGGGCGCGTCTGTAACTTGCAAGGAAACGTTAGGGCTGATGTTGACGGCCTTGCGATTTAGAAAGGAAAATTGTCCTGCTGCtactacatgacatgcatgtaGTTGCTCCTATATCCACATCACTCAAAGTTGATTTAGCCCCTTGTCTAATATTCGTGGCCTATCACATCGAAATTCGTCAACCTTCGTTTCCTCCCCCTGCATTTTTCTGGCCGCGAGCCCACGACAGCAATGGCCCGAATGAGTATGATAGTTGACGATATCTGCACAGCGGGGCTTACAGAACAAACGATAATTAACAACCCCTGCTCGTGAACTATTATATCCCTATATTTGTAATCTAAAGGAAAAAAAGTAAACCATTTAGTTCAATTTTTGTTCATACTACAATGATTTGGGCTCTGGATCAGCAGATCCTATTTGCAACCCGCGGGTGGGCAAACAGAAGTGGCTTTGCAGCAACACCAGAAGGTGGGCCAGCCCAGTTTGCGGCAGCGCGTTCGCTGCTTCCTTTTCTTCTGTTGTTTTTTTTACTTTCTGGTTTTTTATTTGTTTGGTTTTTTCTTTCCTTAAACATGACGAACAATTTTTAATACATGGTGACAAAATTATTAAAAACTATTCAGAATTTCAAAATGCGTtctaattttcaaaaaatgttcaaaattctaaattttgtttGCGCTTCCACGAATTGTTcataatttcagaatttttttcccTTTTTGCACTTTTTTCTCATGTTTTCTAGCTCACAATTCAAAAAAACTCTTCGGAATTCCAAATCTGTTCACATTGATTTTTCTTTCATGATTTCAATTTTTGTCATTTTTATATTTCCTTTTCAATTTTAAAATTTGCTTAGAACTAAAAGAAGTTCGTAATTTAAATTTTGTTAGAATTCAATAAAAAATCACATGGTTGAATCTTTTTATCACATTTTTAAAAACTGttcatatttttgaaaaaaatcactTTTCAAAGCAAACAAAAAAACAAGAACTGTTTTTTAAATGAAAAACAGAATAAAAACGATGAGGAAAATATAAAAAGAAGCTTAGTTAGCAAAGTGGGCCAGGCCATTTGTGTAGGCTTCAATGAATCCACTCCTAGTAGACGCACATGAGCGTCAACTAGGAGGCAttccctatttggcgctgcaggcgcccgttacagGCCATTTTGCTAGCGGGCGCCTGCAGCAAACGCCCCCTCCCCAGGACTGGGCGGGCCCATCAAGTGTTCTAGGATTCGAACCGCCTGCATGGTTTGTTGCACACAGCAGTAACCACCACGCCACCACTGCTAAGTGTGCATACTTCCATCTTCACATCTCATCATCCATTTTGTTTCCTGTTTTCcattttctcttttctcttttttttgctttttcctgttttcgtttttcttttttggttttctgtTTCGTTCTTCTATTTCCCGTTTTAATTTCCCTTTTTCGTTCTTCTTTTCtgttctatttttctcttcttcttggtAGGATGGACCTTTTTTCAATATTGATGATTTTTTTGAATGCAACGAAGTCTTTTCCATATTCGATGAAACTTTTTTTTAAAGCAGTGAACTTTTAtttcaattttgtgaactttttttcatattcggtgaactttttccaaaaatgatgattttttttacaaattttgatgaactttttctcaataTTTATGAACgtatttttaaaattgatgaactatattcaaaatcaatgaactctttttcaaatttgtgaactttttcaaaatcgatgaactttttatcAAATTTGCGAACTTTTTCTTCGGGTGatgaactttttttcttttttacgaACTCATCCAAAATTCTATGaacctttttttttcaaattcgtacCTGTTTCCATTTTTTTAGAAGTCTGTTTCAAATTGATACTTTCTTCTTAAAATTATTTTCATTGGATATATATTATATATGTTAACTAGAGGAATGGTCAAATAGAGATTTTGTGTATTtgttaaattttttgaaatttatgatttttttcgaaatttatgaattttttttcaatttgtgaAATTTCCCCGAATAATTTATACTGATCAAATAGATACGTTCTCCCTGCTAGTACAACAACCAAGTTAGCTCTGTCTAGTGGTTGTAGTGCCACCCTCTTTAGGTTAGGATCCCTGGTTCGAAACCCACCTGAGGTATTCAACGAGAcgaatttctttttttctttctgacAGGGGCATgttgctgggccggcccaagtGAAGCCACGCGGGCGCCAGTTTCTTGATCGGGCGCCAGAAGCGCCGATTAGGGGCTCCCCAACTAGGAGCTCTCCTTCTCACAGGAAATAcatcgaaatcactaattaaggagtactcgttgcaaagaacactccaacttcccaggtcacgacaagtggcgcacatgcagcgcgccacttgtcgcaacctgggagatttcccttttttcatagatccgtttactcaaaacgttttatctcttaaaccgtgcgtccaaatctcaaaccgttttcaccattgaattcttcgcatcgagatcttcaaaactatatcacatgttgataggttttagcgaactttttttcacgaaaaaatcagacaaaaaaaccaaaccgggagcacggcttttttccctttccgaaagaggcacgcccgtgcctctcgcgaaatcacaaccgtgcctctcgcggaaggaaaaccgtgactctcgtggaagggaaaaaaaatagaaaacacgtttttttcctttccgaaagaggcacgcccgtgactttcgcgaaagcacaaccgtgcctctggcgaaaacaaaatcgtgactctcgcgaaagaaaaaaacagaaaacgcgtattttttccctttccgagaggcacggccgtgactctcgcgaaagcacaaccgtgcctctcgcgaaagaaaaaaagcagaaaatacgtctttttttcgtttccgaaaggcacggccgtgactctcgctaaagcacaaccgtgcctctcgtggaagaaaaaccgtgacttttcGTGAAAGAAAAAAAGTATTTTTTCGCGCAaatttttttttcgaattttttttagtcgaaaagctaaggaagaccgggggaaaaccaaaacgtcgaaaaaacctgAGAAAAAAGTTTTAAAAGCCgaaacgcgtgcggaaaaaaaaactggagggagcgtccagagcgcgacacgtggcaaatggctgagagcgcgccaagtggcactgattgttgcgaggctcccgaagaagcgctcgttaactaCTTGCTCTCGAAATACTAGTTGCGCGCCAAGTGACGTTGATCGTTGCGAGGCACGGCCGAACAGGCCGGCGCCCACTTCAGTCTGGTTGTGTCAACGATGAAATTTTACAACAATTAGCTGGGTGCTCCTATTCAGCGCTGTTAGCGTCGGGGAACACGACTGACGCTGTCTACAGCGCCCAGTGGGCCAACCCACTAAGGTGGAGCGCACAAACTGGTATTAAAACCGCGCAAACACCGAAAAAATGCGCTTCCGCGACCAATCGAACTTGCGCCCTACAATCTTGCACGTGTTTGGCTAACCACTACGGCAGCTTCAAGAAAAGGCTAACCACGACGGCATGTCGTTGCACGTGACTAATACAATGCTAACTATTATAGCCGCTCATACATGATTTTCTTTAAAGAAAATTGAAACTTCATAGATTTTGAAAAGAGTTCGTGAACATGAAAAAAAAACGTTGCCCTGTTCAaataaagttcatcaattttgaaaaatagttcacacgaatttgaaaaaagttcatcattttttttaaaagttcattgaatttgaaaagaaGGTCATTGAATTTTTAAAAAGTCTTTTTGCGggtaaaaaagttcatcaaatttggaataTAAGTTtatcgaatttggaaaaaaatcatcgatttctaaaaaaagttcgtctaatttgaaaaaagttctGCAAATTTGAAAGATGTTCATCACTTCTGAAAAAATATCATCGATTTGTAGAGATTTCATGCAtttaagaaaagaaaaaataaacagaaGAGAAGAAACAAAATGTACAAAACATGGGCATTTCCTATACGTATAAATATAAGAAAGAAGGTTGTATGCAACAGCGAGAGGTTGGCGTGGTGGTTAGTGTACTTCCCTGTCCAATGGTGAGATCACCACTTTCGCACACACCTTTTTGGAGTTTTGAAACCAAAAAAAAAAAGACGTCAAAGTCTGGCCCAAAACTGAGGGACTGTGTGGCGGTTTGTAGAATGAACGGCAAGCAGCGACTGAAACGCTACCTTTTTGgagttaaaaaacaaaaaaaatgtaaatgggctggcccaaaacTGAGGTACATGTGCGCCAGTTTGCAGAATGAACTGCAATCGACGCCTGAAGCGCTAAATAGGAAACCGCAATCAACTGGCTCGTCATGGTGCCAGACTATGTCACCGTACTAGGATGCAATGAATTCAGAGATAGCCCAGGAAGCGAAGCAATTTCTCGTCCGCCATAGGACATAAGTACGTCTCACCTCTGGTGTGGCGCTACTCAGCTGGCACAATATTGTAGCTGTCATGGGACTTTTCTTCATGTCGATTCCTTTATTTTTTTAACTGTTTTCCATGAATTTTCTACGGATTTTCCTCATGTTTCTTAAGTTTTTCCATtccttttttaatttttatttggttttttcttTGGCTATTTCTTCTACCTTTTCCTATTTTCTCAACACGTCtaatttttcatacacattgtatattttcgTATACATTAGGAAGAATTttatacttgtttaacatttttaatacatgatttTAAATATATGTTTTAATGTCTATTTTTCATGCATAGTGTACATCTTTCGCATACATCTAAATTTTATACACGTTTAAATCTTTTCAAATactctaaatgctc
This window of the Triticum aestivum cultivar Chinese Spring chromosome 5D, IWGSC CS RefSeq v2.1, whole genome shotgun sequence genome carries:
- the LOC780585 gene encoding homeobox-leucine zipper protein HOX4, which translates into the protein MKRPGGGNPSSHLQMASPNDMDYGVVGMEADGDAEEEMMACGGGGGGCGGGEKKRRLSAEQVRALERSFEVENKLEPERKARLARDLGLQPRQVAVWFQNRRARWKTKQLERDYNALRHSYDALRVDHDALRRDKEALLAEIKDLKGKLGDEEAAASFTSVKEEPAASDGPPPAGMGSSDSDSSGVLNDTDATGATPTEEAPAPEMGTLLGGPGAAGAAAAGHGQVFLHGNFLKVEEDETGFLDDEEPCGGFFADEPPLAWWTEPTDPWK